A part of Quatrionicoccus australiensis genomic DNA contains:
- a CDS encoding HypC/HybG/HupF family hydrogenase formation chaperone translates to MCLAIPAQIVELRDNDNAVVDLAGVRKEISLSLVDNVAVGDYVIVHVGYALNKLDPEEAARTLALFAELGQLGDDATVH, encoded by the coding sequence ATGTGTCTGGCAATTCCCGCGCAGATCGTTGAACTGCGCGACAACGACAATGCCGTGGTCGATCTGGCCGGCGTGCGCAAGGAAATCTCGCTGTCGCTGGTCGACAACGTGGCGGTCGGCGATTACGTCATCGTCCATGTCGGCTACGCGCTGAACAAGCTCGATCCGGAAGAGGCGGCGCGCACCCTGGCGCTGTTTGCCGAACTCGGCCAGCTGGGCGACGACGCGACGGTCCACTGA
- the hypD gene encoding hydrogenase formation protein HypD — protein MKYIDEFRDGDVAAGLAEAIRREVNPARSYHFMEFCGGHTHAISRYGVSDLLPDNVRMIHGPGCPVCVLPIGRVDQAIRLALDEGVTLCTYGDCLRVPASDGLSLLKAKAQGGDIRMVYSSADAVTLAQKNPDKQVVFFAIGFETTTPPTAVAIKQAAALGLKNFSVLCCHVLTPSAISSILESPEVRQWGTVPLDGFIGPAHVSTIIGSRPYEFFAEEYRKPVVIAGFEPLDVMQAIRMLIRQVNEGRAEVENEFSRAVDRNGNLKAQQLVAEVFEMRKNFEWRGLNVLPYSALRIRSQFAEFDAEKRFPLDYRPVPDHKACECGAILRGVKKPQDCKLFGTVCTPENPIGSCMVSSEGGCAAHYTYGRYKDLAQ, from the coding sequence ATGAAATACATCGACGAATTCCGCGACGGCGACGTTGCCGCCGGTCTCGCCGAAGCGATCCGGCGCGAGGTGAATCCGGCGCGCAGCTACCATTTCATGGAATTCTGCGGCGGCCATACGCATGCCATCTCGCGTTACGGCGTCAGCGACCTGCTGCCCGACAACGTGCGCATGATCCACGGTCCGGGCTGCCCGGTCTGCGTGCTGCCGATCGGCCGCGTCGACCAGGCGATCCGCCTCGCCCTCGATGAAGGCGTGACGCTATGTACCTACGGCGACTGCCTGCGCGTACCGGCTTCCGACGGCCTGTCGCTGCTCAAGGCCAAGGCGCAGGGCGGCGACATCCGCATGGTCTATTCGAGCGCCGACGCGGTGACGCTGGCGCAGAAGAACCCGGACAAGCAGGTCGTCTTCTTCGCCATCGGTTTCGAGACGACGACGCCGCCGACCGCGGTGGCGATCAAACAGGCCGCGGCGCTCGGCCTGAAGAATTTCTCGGTGCTGTGTTGCCACGTGCTGACGCCGTCGGCGATTTCGAGCATCCTCGAATCGCCGGAAGTGCGCCAGTGGGGCACCGTGCCGCTCGACGGCTTCATCGGCCCGGCGCACGTGTCGACGATCATCGGCAGCCGGCCCTACGAATTCTTCGCCGAGGAATACCGCAAACCGGTGGTCATCGCCGGTTTCGAACCGCTCGACGTGATGCAGGCGATCCGCATGCTGATCCGCCAGGTCAACGAAGGCCGTGCCGAGGTCGAAAACGAGTTCTCGCGCGCCGTCGACCGCAACGGCAACCTGAAAGCGCAGCAACTGGTCGCCGAAGTGTTCGAAATGCGCAAGAACTTCGAATGGCGCGGTTTGAATGTTTTGCCCTACTCGGCGCTGCGCATACGCAGCCAGTTCGCCGAATTTGACGCCGAAAAGCGCTTCCCGCTCGATTACCGGCCGGTGCCGGACCACAAGGCCTGCGAATGCGGGGCGATCCTGCGCGGCGTCAAGAAACCGCAGGACTGCAAGCTGTTCGGGACGGTGTGCACGCCGGAGAATCCGATTGGCTCCTGCATGGTGTCGTCGGAGGGGGGGTGTGCGGCGCATTACACGTATGGGCGGTACAAGGATTTGGCGCAATGA